In Candidatus Cloacimonas sp., a genomic segment contains:
- a CDS encoding iron-containing alcohol dehydrogenase, producing the protein MDAFSFYNPTRIEFGVGKIKRIGSELQNANIKSCLMVAGSGSIKANGVYDQVLESLTKANIRLIEGWGVQSNPTLEKVKELCQIAKQDKVEAILAVGGGSVIDTAKTVAAGVYLDNIWDVFEEKESIRNALPIYTVLTISATGSEMNGTAVITNSQTLQKWGVYSPLLYPRVSIIDPSVQNSLPFKQTANGAMDAIAHILEFYFADEKAIATLAIDDALQKTIIEMTNRLQVNGNDLLARSNLAWCATMALNGISGIGLRGGDWACHNIEHSFSALHPDIAHGEGLGVIFPAWIEYMSEKDPARFLRWAKNVWDEENVSRALHRFRDKLEGWGMAKSLRDLGIKENELPQIVKLIMISPKIGMVSQFTAAEVESLLMLAF; encoded by the coding sequence ATGGATGCGTTCAGTTTTTATAATCCAACGCGGATTGAATTTGGCGTAGGCAAGATTAAAAGAATCGGAAGCGAATTACAAAATGCAAATATCAAAAGCTGCTTAATGGTTGCCGGAAGTGGTTCCATAAAAGCAAACGGTGTATATGATCAAGTTCTGGAATCCCTTACTAAGGCAAATATCCGTTTAATTGAGGGTTGGGGAGTGCAGTCAAATCCCACTTTGGAAAAAGTGAAAGAACTCTGCCAAATTGCCAAGCAAGATAAAGTGGAGGCGATTCTTGCCGTCGGAGGCGGAAGTGTGATCGACACTGCCAAAACTGTTGCCGCCGGTGTTTATTTGGATAATATTTGGGATGTTTTTGAAGAAAAGGAAAGTATTCGCAATGCCTTGCCCATTTATACCGTTTTAACCATTTCCGCCACTGGTAGTGAAATGAATGGAACTGCCGTCATCACAAATTCTCAAACCCTGCAAAAATGGGGTGTTTATTCACCTTTGCTCTATCCTCGCGTAAGTATTATAGACCCTTCCGTACAAAATAGTTTGCCTTTCAAACAGACAGCCAATGGAGCTATGGATGCCATTGCCCATATTCTGGAATTCTATTTTGCCGATGAGAAAGCCATTGCTACTTTGGCTATAGACGATGCTTTACAAAAGACAATCATAGAAATGACCAATCGACTTCAGGTTAATGGCAATGATTTACTTGCCAGAAGTAATTTGGCTTGGTGCGCAACTATGGCATTGAATGGTATTTCTGGAATTGGTTTAAGAGGTGGTGACTGGGCTTGCCATAATATTGAACACAGTTTTTCCGCTCTGCATCCTGACATTGCACATGGAGAAGGTTTGGGAGTAATTTTTCCTGCCTGGATTGAATATATGAGCGAAAAAGACCCTGCCCGCTTTTTACGCTGGGCAAAAAATGTTTGGGATGAAGAAAATGTATCGCGTGCCCTGCATCGTTTTCGCGACAAATTGGAAGGATGGGGTATGGCAAAGTCATTAAGGGACTTAGGAATTAAGGAAAATGAACTGCCGCAAATAGTTAAGCTTATTATGATTAGCCCCAAAATTGGTATGGTGAGTCAATTTACCGCTGCCGAAGTAGAGTCCCTGTTGATGCTGGCATTTTAA
- the lepB gene encoding signal peptidase I — MRDKISPKKEKIKSDILPYTVTPLPEGKKFHKRKPGLQDWTEAILFAFVVAMIIRNYTFENFLIPSSSMEKTLLVGDYLVANKIKYFFSDPKQGEIVTFRYPKIEEGTPEHKDYKDDFIKIFPPIYINKKQSFSKFPLTAFHISYYARRNIVKRVIGMPGDTIEVKNKIVYVNGKEYTKGFENYGVAVPSPPASPERVEYFTYPENSFDYVSMNPWYEPYRVRTEGDSTSVRKIFNRDWFGPIKVPDKCYFVMGDNRDVSEDSRYWGFLERKSITGTPWLIFFSRGIEFNKLYDDPHIRWNRIFTHPH, encoded by the coding sequence ATGAGAGATAAAATCAGCCCCAAAAAAGAAAAAATTAAATCGGATATTCTGCCCTATACTGTAACCCCCCTGCCGGAAGGGAAAAAATTTCATAAACGCAAACCTGGTCTGCAAGATTGGACGGAAGCAATTCTCTTTGCTTTTGTAGTGGCAATGATTATCCGCAATTACACTTTTGAAAATTTCCTGATTCCTTCTTCTTCGATGGAAAAGACACTTTTAGTAGGTGACTATCTGGTAGCCAATAAGATAAAGTATTTTTTCAGTGACCCCAAACAAGGCGAAATCGTCACTTTTCGCTATCCCAAAATTGAAGAAGGCACTCCTGAACATAAGGACTATAAAGATGATTTTATCAAAATATTCCCTCCTATCTATATCAACAAGAAACAAAGCTTTTCCAAATTTCCTTTAACTGCTTTTCATATAAGCTATTATGCCCGCAGAAATATTGTCAAAAGAGTTATCGGGATGCCGGGAGATACCATAGAAGTGAAAAATAAAATTGTTTATGTGAATGGCAAAGAATATACCAAGGGCTTTGAAAATTACGGAGTGGCAGTTCCCAGTCCACCCGCTTCTCCGGAACGAGTGGAATATTTTACTTATCCCGAAAACAGCTTTGATTATGTTTCAATGAATCCTTGGTATGAACCTTACAGAGTGAGGACTGAAGGTGATTCTACCTCGGTTCGGAAAATATTTAACCGCGATTGGTTCGGCCCTATAAAAGTTCCCGATAAGTGCTATTTTGTGATGGGTGATAATCGCGATGTAAGTGAAGACAGTCGTTATTGGGGTTTTTTGGAACGCAAAAGTATCACTGGCACGCCTTGGTTGATTTTCTTCAGCAGAGGTATTGAGTTCAATAAACTTTATGACGATCCACATATCCGATGGAACAGGATTTTCACTCATCCACATTAG